One window from the genome of Rhodopseudomonas sp. P2A-2r encodes:
- a CDS encoding FAD-dependent monooxygenase, whose protein sequence is MALLLARAGISSTLVEKNARPQAHPAACILNTRTMEVFREIGVADLIMRQGQNVFERAYISWVTSLAGRELGRCSAMPEDLPSLLALSPVHAMQFPQNRLEPLLWQKVREHELIRFLPGCECVSVEQDGEAVHALLKGPEAERVSGDYLVACDGASSPLRRAMDVKWEGRLLQDMIGVYFTADLTDLVAHRKGILYWIINPAAFGVLIAHWIPHEWVLFTPYFPPQQAPEDFTEKRCQALVAAAVGRQLADLRIKLIRPWAVSAKLASAYRRERMFLAGDAAHSLPPTGGLGLNTGVQDAHNLAWKLSHAIRGLSGPKLLDSYERERRPVAQTNIRHSAQNFDEMSDLLEVCGLHLNDLRRLQALQRSITFRVLPFAWQTSLIDRLVSKALKKTALLDADDKRGKQARSEFIRRIPGQTRHYHFLGLDLGFIYQGGAVIAEAGRVPQPIDPIIDYQPTTWPGARLPHFWIRRDGVMLSIHDVIADDSMTLLVKPEARRAWLDAVQSVDSHGPLAVRCLVIGSGPDADYEDPQRAWTNFSGTDDSGAVLVRPDRHVAWRSRTLPRNPGEELDVALRQILDMHPLGV, encoded by the coding sequence CTTGCTCGAGCTGGCATCTCATCGACCTTAGTCGAAAAGAACGCCCGGCCTCAGGCACATCCTGCCGCCTGCATACTAAACACGCGTACGATGGAAGTCTTTCGCGAAATCGGCGTCGCTGACCTGATCATGCGCCAAGGCCAAAACGTCTTCGAGCGGGCTTACATCAGCTGGGTGACGTCGTTGGCGGGTCGCGAACTCGGCCGATGCTCTGCCATGCCGGAGGATCTCCCCTCGCTCCTGGCTCTTAGCCCCGTTCATGCGATGCAGTTCCCGCAGAACCGCCTTGAGCCGCTGCTTTGGCAAAAGGTGAGGGAGCACGAACTGATCCGCTTCCTTCCGGGGTGCGAATGTGTCTCCGTCGAACAGGACGGAGAAGCAGTCCATGCCTTACTCAAAGGCCCCGAAGCCGAACGTGTGTCGGGCGACTACCTCGTTGCCTGCGATGGGGCCTCCAGCCCGCTCCGGAGAGCAATGGACGTGAAGTGGGAGGGGCGATTGCTCCAGGACATGATCGGCGTTTACTTCACCGCAGACCTGACCGATCTGGTCGCGCACCGGAAAGGCATTCTGTACTGGATTATTAACCCCGCGGCGTTCGGCGTGCTTATCGCACATTGGATACCGCACGAATGGGTCCTGTTCACCCCCTATTTCCCTCCGCAGCAAGCGCCCGAGGACTTCACCGAAAAGAGATGCCAAGCGCTGGTTGCGGCCGCAGTGGGCCGCCAACTGGCTGATTTAAGAATCAAGCTCATACGACCCTGGGCTGTGTCGGCCAAGCTCGCCTCGGCCTATCGCCGCGAGCGGATGTTCCTGGCCGGTGATGCGGCTCATAGCCTGCCGCCCACGGGCGGCCTTGGGCTCAACACAGGCGTTCAGGACGCCCATAATCTGGCATGGAAACTGTCTCACGCAATCCGCGGCTTGTCCGGTCCAAAGCTTCTCGACAGCTACGAGCGAGAACGGCGACCCGTAGCCCAAACCAACATTCGACATAGCGCGCAGAACTTTGATGAGATGAGCGATCTCCTAGAGGTCTGTGGGCTACATCTAAACGACCTCCGGCGGTTGCAAGCGCTTCAACGGTCAATCACCTTCCGCGTGCTGCCATTCGCTTGGCAGACTTCCCTGATCGACCGTCTCGTGAGCAAGGCGCTCAAGAAGACCGCTTTGCTTGACGCGGATGACAAGCGCGGCAAGCAGGCACGATCGGAGTTCATCCGAAGGATTCCTGGACAAACAAGGCACTATCATTTTCTCGGCCTCGATCTCGGTTTCATCTATCAGGGTGGCGCCGTCATCGCCGAAGCTGGTCGTGTACCGCAGCCGATCGACCCCATTATCGACTATCAGCCGACAACATGGCCGGGAGCACGGCTTCCGCATTTCTGGATAAGGCGCGATGGGGTGATGCTTTCTATTCATGACGTGATCGCCGACGACAGCATGACGCTGCTGGTGAAGCCGGAGGCGAGGCGAGCTTGGCTTGACGCCGTTCAGAGCGTCGATAGTCATGGGCCGCTCGCTGTAAGGTGTCTGGTCATAGGTAGCGGACCAGATGCGGACTACGAAGATCCTCAACGCGCGTGGACTAATTTCTCCGGTACCGATGACTCCGGGGCGGTTCTTGTCCGACCCGATCGGCATGTTGCCTGGAGGAGCCGAACCTTGCCTCGCAACCCCGGCGAAGAACTCGACGTTGCGCTTCGCCAGATCCTCGACATGCATCCGTTAGGTGTGTGA